Within Coffea arabica cultivar ET-39 chromosome 4e, Coffea Arabica ET-39 HiFi, whole genome shotgun sequence, the genomic segment TGAGTTTGGTCGTTGGAGCAGTGAGTGGAGAGTAACAATTTCCTCTTTCTCTGCCACCACTCCATCCTTGGTCCTCTCAATACAAAACTGGGTTCATTCTGATTCTgttcaaacaaaaacaaaaacaagaacaaGAACAAAAACATCCACCGATTATGAACACTACTACTCAATGGGATGTGGGGAGTCAGTTTAGTTTCTATAACTGCATACTAATGGATTTGATTTGCTTCTACAAGTAGAAGCAGAAGCAGAAGCGGGGTATGCATCTGTGAGCTGCTTCACTACATCTCTCATTGAAGGCCTTTTGCTCGGCTCCTTCTCCGTGCATCTCAGTGCCACTAAAAGAACATTGGTAGCCTGCTCCATGACACTCGAATCTATAAATTCATCCAAAAGCCCTGGATCAACTGCATCCTTGATTTCTTCTGCTTCATTCCAAACTGACCGAACCCAGCTCACAAGGTCTTCTTCCCCTTCCCCGTCGTTGAATGAACAAGAAGGATCTAGCAGTGGCTTCTTCCTAGTTACCAACTCCAGCAGAACGACCCCATAGCTATACACGTCCGACTCCTTGCTCTTTGTTGTTGTGAATGCATTCTCTGTCAAAATTGTCAAAATACCACAACCACCAGTTAGTACCCtgtgttaaaaaaaaaccaacacAATCTATAAAGAGTTTGGCAAATGGCAATGGCACAAACACATTACATTAATTACCTGGTGCTATATACCCGACAGTTCCAATAACTGCGCTGCATGACATGGAAGCTGCTTGTTGTTCATCGAGAAGCTTGGCAAGCCCGAAATCGGATATATGAGGCTCCCATTCAGAATCCAACAGTATGTTCATAGGCTTAATGTCTCTGTGCACTATTGCGGGATCGCAGTCAAAATGAAGATATGATAGTCCTTGAGCGGTGCCGAGCGCTATCTTATAACGAATGCTCCACTCCAATTGAAGAGGTGGATTCCGCTCGTGAAGAACGTCGTGCAGGCTTCCATTCTTCATGTAGTTGTACAAAATCAAGCCATAGTCCTTTCTAAACCAGAATTCTTCCAACTTGACAAGGTTCCGGTGCCTTACAGCTCCAATCGTCTGAATTTCTCTGATCATACTTTTGCTTCCACCCCTACTTCCCGCCGACGAAACCTTCTTTACGGCATACACTCTACCTGAGCTCAATGAAGCCTTATACACCGTTCCATGCGCGCCCCTCCCAATCACGTACTTACCACTCAGGTTCTCCGTGGCTTCCATTATTTCATTGAGCAGCGAAGAAGCACCTCCTTCAGCAGCAATTGCATTTTGCAGTTTAGGTCCTTTCCTCCGCAGGAACATGTAAGCAAGCCCACCGAGTAGTGAGATGCAAAGTAATGATGACCCCAGCGCTATCATTACCGTTCCTACTTTGCTGCGGCCTCTTTTATTCTCCGATTGAATAGTGCAAGGTCTCGAGAAACTCTTCTCCGTACAACTCGAGCTGCCACCTGAAAGACAATTGACGCAAAGACCCAAATTTCCTTCAAATGAAGAAGGAGACGAGTTCAGGAGCTTGAGTAATGTTGCAGGTACTGGACCAGCAAAATGATTGTGGGAGACGTTTATGAACACCAATGAGTGCATGTTATCAAGGACCCCTAAGCTTCCCGATAGATTGTTGGAAGATATATCCAGATCTTCCAGCATGTCTAATCTCCCGAGCTCAGGAGGAACTTGACCCATCAATCTGTTACTGCTCAAATTCAACGACCTCATATTTTCACCAGCCTGCGGTGATCCAACTGATGCCGGAATGCTTCCGCCAAATGAATTTCCTCCAAGATGCAGTGTTGAGAGCCTTTCGAATTCAAACAGAAAAACTGGGATATCACCCGCAAATCTATTCTCACTCAGACCCAAGGTTGATAACTCTGTCAGGCTCCTAAAACTGGCTGGAATCGAGCCATTTAACAAGTTATTACTGACTTCAAGTTCCGAGAGCTTTTCACAGGTGGACAGTTGAAATGGCAATTCACCTTCCAAACTGTTGTGAGATAGATCTATGGCCTGAAGCTCCACAAGTCTTCCTAGCTCGGGATGTATAGGCCCAGAGAGTTTATTCATGGATAGGTCAATAGAGGTAACTTTTGTTAGATTCGCCAAGCTTATAGGTATTTCCCCACTCAAGTTATTGCTGCTGAGGTTTATGTACACAAGGTTGGGATTCTCTACAAAGTCAGGAATGATGCCAGTGAGATGATTCTGTTTGAGAATCAGCCTCGTTAAATTAGAACAGCTTCCGACACCAGGCGGAATGCTGCCTCGAAAATCATTttggcccaagttcagcttccTCAACTGATTTCCAAAGCAAAGATCCGGAGGAATAGGCCCCGTGAATCGGTTACTAGTTAAATCTATTTGCACTAAGGTGCTGTTAATTCCCAGTCCTTGAGGTACAACTCCAGTAAACTGGTTTTCGAACAGAGACAGGTTCCTTAACTGCTTTAGTTCGGTGATTTCGATGGGTATCTCCCCAGAAAGATTGTTTTGATAAACTAGAAGATTCTGAAGGCTTTGAATCTTCCATATACCAAGAGGGATTTCGCCAGTCAAATGGTTGGTAAAGAGAAACAGGCTCTGCAGCTGGCTGAGCTTTTCTAGCTCAACTGGAATTTGGCCTACTAGTTGGTTTTCCTCTATCCGCAGATCAACCAAGGACGCGCACCGTCCCAGCTCCGGTGGAATTTCTCCTGACAGCCTGTTGTCCGAGAGATAAAGATTCATCAGGTTTCCTAGTTGGGCAAAAGAGGGAGGAATTGGGCCGGTTAAGGCACAACTGACAGCAGCAAATTGTGTTAGGCTGCtgcaatttcccaaagctggtGGAATGCTTCCCGTGAAGTTGTTGAAAGAGAAAACAAATGTGTCCATCTCTTTGCAGTTCCCGGAAACGAAAGGAACGTTGCCCTCGAGCATGTTGCTGCTTACATCGAAATAAACCAGGTGCTCAAGACTGTCGAGAGCGTCCGGTAATGATCCAACCAACTGGTTGTCACCCAAATAGAGTTCTTGCAAGGAAGTGCAGTTTGCTATGGAGGGCGGAATGGTCCCTGACAAGTGATTTCCGTAGAGCCACAGAGACACAAGCTCGCTGGCGTTTCCAACATTGGATGGGATGGTGCCGGTCAGTCGATTGGTGCTGAGGTAAACGGTGTGAAGGGCTGGGATGGAAAACAAGGAGCGGGGTAGGGTACCAGTCAGAGAATTGTCGTACAGGCTTAAGTAGGAAAGACGGTACAAGTTGCCGAGGGCGAGAGGCAGTCGTCCCGTGAAGTTGTTGGAAGAGAGATCCAAGTGCTGGAGACGAGTGGAGTTTCCTAGTTGGGAAGGAATTGAACCAGAAAAGGCGTTGAAGCTCAAGTCAAGTACGGTCAAGTGATATAAACGAGAAATTTCAGGTCCCAATTGGCCAGAAATGCCATAGCCGGAAAGATTCAAAGAAACCACGAAGAATTGATGACTGGGGTGGCATTGGACTCCAACCCAAGAAGAGCAAGGGGTGGAATGGGAAGCATTCCAGGTAGATTTGATGGAAGGAGGGGTAAGCGTCCAATGCCTAAGAAGTGACAAGAGAGCGGTTCCATCTGAATTGAGAGCAGATACGGCATATACAGATGCGGACAAGCACAAGAAACGCAGCAAACGAATCACAGCAAATATTGccatccttttttctttttttttctgtcttCGCTTCCCTTTTTATCCCAAAAAACGAAAAGGAAGGCAGAAAAGCTACGGGAAGAGACGACAGAAACGGTAGGGAATTATCGAGAATTAAATAGTTACCCTGAAaagacaagaagaagaagaagaaggaagaggAGGAAGAATGATTGCAAAGATGAATGCGGCAGGAAGCTTACTAGAATACATGACCCCAAGTGGAAATAGGAAGAAGagtgatgaggaggaggagggtgGTGGGAAGAAAGCATTTGAGTTTTGAGTAGCAGCAGCAGTAAGCAAGCAGATGAGGTGGAAGAAAAGGGGGGCGGTGGACGGTCATGAATGTTACGAGGCATCGGCCCCAGCAGCAGTGGCAGTAGAGAGCATTGAGAGCTGAATGAGAGGAAGGGGGttggtttgtttatttttataggAGTTAACGGACAGACTACTACTACTCTACCATCCTCCTCCTATTTATTGTGTTGTTGGTTAGGAGgaacttttttttattagtaGTATTAGGAATTTAGGATAGAATAATATACTAGTAATTTATTATTAAGTGTATCAAAGACAGCAACTACTAAACGACTCACTCGAAACGGGAAGACAGACAACACAGCCCCTATGCTATGCTAATGCTAATGCTGCTCCCTAAACCCAACTTCCTCAAGTCTTCCCTACTTTACAAATCCAATCAATCAAAATTTGCATTAGAATAATAGATGATGATCACCTCTTTTTGCTCTCTTTTGACCCACCACCAGTGACCACGCCGGCCACCACCCAGCCCCATCATCCTTCCACcgaatttaattcttttttttttttttttaacaatccTCCTGTCTCCGTCCTCTTTTTTCCAGCTTCTCACAATTACTGCTAGGGCCCTATTTTGGTTACTTGGGAGAAATCAAATAGGCAGAAACAGTTTCTATATTTCATTACCATACGAATCTAGTAATGGGAACTGGAGAATGAGCTTGCAGGAACTGTCTGCCATTGCCATTGCCAATGCCATCCACCCAACCACACAACACCGTCTCCACTCTACCCGTACGGACTCttaaaaatttatataactTTCTGGATAATTAAACTGCTTGGACACAAATTTGTTGGTTAGCCTCCTAATTATTCACATCCCAGTTACTAGTTGGCCGGAATCTTCCAGCTTTCGTTCCGTTTTCTTCATGTTTGTTCCCGTCCCCCCACAATAGTATCGGTGTTAGAACTAGGGCTAAAAAAACGTGGACTAATTAAATCAAGGTTGAACAGCCTTTTACTTTTggtaaaatatcaaattggGTTCGAGTTTGATTTGATTAACATAACATTGAAATTTACTTACAAGTAAAAAAAACTCAAGTTACCAGAGTTCGACTCAAGGTCGACTTGATCATTTAATTTCAGCtcaacaaataaagaaataatcTTGAACAGAATTTCAAATTCGTTAATATGAACGTTCGATTTCGTCAGGTTGATTTACACTCCTACTTGGAACCGCTTCGATATCTTTCATATACGTCACGCAATAACAATAATGTGGACCGGCGTTCATTTccatatttattttgttttgcacgttgtatgaatttttcaaagcaATTCCTCCTTAGTGGAAGTTGTTGGTAAGCGCATCAACAAGAAGAGGTGATCCAACTATTTCATGCTCAATTCCTGGAAAATGGGGTGGGGGATCAATTTCTGACGCAACCTTCGGATGCCAAACTCCAAACTAGAAAATTGAATTTGGGCTGCTCTGCTGAAATTGAAAATGACTCGTCAATCACTCACACTAATAAAGCGGAGAAGAGGGGAAGCAGCACAGCACCTCTTCTTACTCGGTTTCACACACCAATGACCAACCAAAGTGAGTCGTGAAGTGAAGGAAGGGGGATTCCGTTGACGTACGCGGTCGCGGActgatttctttccttttcttttctctctctctttttccccaGGAGCAAAACCTTTCAAACAAAACGAAGCAGCAATCAGTCAGTCATAAAGAAGATGTGGTAAACGgagtttcacatttatttacAGGAGTAGTGGTTGTGGGTTAAAAAGTTCTAACCCACTAAGGCTCCAGCTGAAACTCTTCCTCAATTAACTCGCATTTTCCACCTCATCTCGCGCGGTGGAAGCAGGCACATACATCACAGCCACAGGATCCATCATTTCACACACCACCACCAACACAGCCCCCTCCCAAAACCCCcaaatattttttaactttaggAATAACTCAAAAAGATTTAGTAGTCAGTGATTATGTCTGAAGTCTTAGGAGATGATCTTTCACTCCTGCGCCTGCAGAAAAGCATTTATTATTTTACCAAACTTATTAGAGAATTGCTTCAGACAACCCAAATTGTACCGTTTCAGAAACCATTCCAGTAAAATATATTATTGATTCTCAATACTATAAACTTTTCCCCAACTTAACTATAAAATCAAGATCAAAATGAGAACATCTAGTTAGCTAATGTGAAATCTAGATTAGGCTGTTTAAACCAGCCGACGAAGAAGGGCCACAGTCGATCAGGAACCAAAAAGGTCCTCTGACGTCGTTTGGTTTTAGGGTATCTTCAACGTTTAGACCCACGACAGACAGAGGTAGGGGAGGAAGAAATCCTTCCGAGCCTCCTTGCATGCTAACATCAGGGCACACGGATAACTCAGACTACACAAAGCGCAGCGCCGCACTTTGCCCAAACTTTTTGAGTCGAGACATGAGATCAATTACAAGAGACGTTGATCTAcaaaacctgaaattttacaatcaCAGggctaaaacaaaagaaaataagcggGGCAACGAACAGAAACGTCCAACATTTATTGCTAGGGTAGATATATACTTCAAATCTTTCTTGTTTCAATattctccctccctccctccatCCCTCCCTCTCTCACTTCACTGCGCTAGACTTCAAACAAGTTGCAGGCAGAGAGCTGGGAAGGCCTCCTAAGCTCAGAGCCAACTTCCAGCCACGTAAAACAACAACTCAACCAGATGCCAACCTCAAACGTCTAGAATCAGACTGTCCTACTGGAGTTCTGGTATCCAGCAACTAGAGCAGATCACCAAAATGAACAGCAGCTCCAGCAACAATTGACCCTGCATAACAACAATAGAATGGACAACATTCCAGATTCTTGGATTTGCTCATCATGCAAAGCCTGGACGCCAAGAGCGTCATAGAGCTAATGAACTTATCTTAAGCTTAAGCTTTCATCGAAAGATGCTAGTGACAGCAACGTGATCTGAGTATAATTATCATGACTTATGATATGGGTTTCTAAAATTTCCATGTCATGATGATTGTGCCTGGGGATGAGCCTCAGTTCATTGTGACATAGCATGGCATGTGGTATCCATGGGATCTATAATACATATTGATGACATGGAGAAAATTGGTTTGCAAGGCAACATGtgtaaaagaaaagcattcCTGACATTGTAAAGAGTTGAGGAGTGAAAACCATAAGATTCAACAGCTACAATCCCATGCACCCTTGACATAATATATAGAAACAAAAGTCCTAATCAAGCTAAGAATCATTCTAAGATAGCATTGCCGGAATGCATATGTCCTGCATAAGCAAAATATAACATGGCCCAACAATATGTTCATGAGACCATTTCGTGCATTCATTAACATGTAAGATGCTAATGCTGATGACTTGATGACAAAATGGATGCATGCAACAGCTGCACGATGCATCCTATCATATGTAGTGGTTTGTTTTGCTCAGAGCATAAAGAACAGAATACATCCCCTTCCAGCCAGTCAGCTACTGGTAGGTCATAGTTGGCACGGCTCCATTAGCACCGGGAGCAACTGCTGGATGGTTGGAATCCTTCCTTCTCCCAAATGGGTTCTTGGAATACGTTTCTAATATTAAGAGAAAAACAATGGCCAGGATAAAAGGAGACACAAAACTATGTAACTAGCTAGattaagaaagcaagaaaatgttGATATAAATCTAGAGAGAGAATGAGGATGTCAGAGTGTGTACGGCCACACACAGTAGAGACACACATGCAAACTAAGTCCAGAAAAAGTCATATACAAAGGATATTGGATCCGCATGCCAACCGAACCAGAGCTAGGTATGACAGCACCCTGCAAATTATGATGCACATTGGTAGCACTATTGACATCCTGCAGAACAAAACCAAGAACTCAAATGACAATCTAAGAAAGGCAAACAGCTATAAGACCAAGGAATTGCATCAGAGAGCAATTGCATCCTCGGATACTCACTTCAAACTCAATGAAGCAGACTGTGTGTCTTTCCTGCCTCAATACCTTCATCTGCTTAAAACCAGGTTGTCTATGGTCATACAAAACAAAGCACAAGAAATGAATTAGTATCACTGAAGAAACATTTTCGCTTCTCTCAACATCttaagaagaaataaaaaatgaaaaagatgcATACGCGCTGAAAAGACTCCTGAGCTCTTCCTCATTTATGTTCTCTCCAAGATTTCCAATGAACAGTGTGTTGCATGGCGGGTTGTCCTTAGTGTTCTACAAGACAGCAACAGAACTGCCTCACAAAGGGGAAGCAGAAGAAGATAAAGAACAGAAAGTACTCAAAAATTAATAGTACCGGGAACTGCGCCAGACTGGAACCAAAACTGAGAGCCGGAGAGGAACCGTAGGTAACGGATCCGATTCCGGTTCCAGTTCCAGTTCTCTAAAAATAGAACCAGAGCCATCTAAaaaatttgaggaaaaataaagCTTGGGCCAAGTCCATGCTGTCCAACTTGGAAATATTCTtaatttctccaaaatcctgTATCTAGTCTTCTATTTAAAATTGTTACTAACATTCAATAGTGTGAGGTGATGAATATACAGAAAGCAATTGCAATAACCCACCTTTCAATAAGCTTCctcttttaccctttttttctgGGGGAAGGACAGGCATATTCGCATTCATGGGCACCTTGCTGTACTTTTCATGAAGTTTCTATCATTTTTTCTATTCCTTattcaataataataataaaatcaaaatcctactttcttctatatttattttcttcACATCtgctttattttaaatatattgtcaCATTATTCTCGCAACAGGAACAGGAACCGGAACCAAAACCAGGACCGTAACGGGAACCAGAACTGGAAGTTTCAGAACCCATTACTGGGAACTGTCATATAAGGTGCGGTTTTGGTTCCACCATTCCAAGGAACCGAAACCAGTAGTTCTAGAACTGTAACCGCAGTTCTAAAACCATGGCCATGTCTACTCATGACGACTTCCCCCCATATAAAAGATAAGTGAATCATTACTATTTTTTGAcctaaaagcaaaagaaagcacTAAATTCCCCTACATCAAAATTTCCAGTAATGTCCTCTCTTCATATGCCCAAAGATTTATGCAAACccaaaaaaagacaaaagacaaAGTTAACCATTAAAAAGAGACAGACTTAGGATTGGAGCCAAAATTTAGTAGATAATGTAGTCTGATTGAGCTTTATACATTCAGCCTTCTgaataatgacattttatacatTAATCAAAGATTCTGGAACTCGTCATGCTTTGCCGTGCTGGCCAAGGAGACTTTCTAACTACACATATTATGGTTTTGAACCCTTACAGGCGGGCATTTTGACTTTGCTCCCTGACATATATCCAATAGCATGAAAGCAGATGGAACATAAACAAAACAACGATACAAACTATCAGGGTGCAAAATTCAAGCCATATTATCTGTCTAGAACACAGCAAAATTGCTAAACTAAGAGACATGTATCAAAACAGAATATAGATGTAGGTCACCTGAACAGGTACATAACTGCTTGGAGCCGAAACAGGGGCAGGAGCAGGCATTGGTACTGGAGCAACAGGATAACCAGCATATGGATCATATGGTGGGGGGGCTGGAGCCATATACCTAAGCCATACAACATAATCTCAGCAAACCAAAATTTGATATCTAGAGGCAACTTTGGACAATCATCAAACATATATTCGACCAAATAATGCACATGAAGTCATGCTTCCATGCAACAGAATAACTGTGCAAGGGAAAAACAGGCAGCGAGAAAAGCAGTTTACCCATGGGGCCCCCAAACAGGTGCTGGAGGAGGATGAAAAAGAGATGGACTTGAATAACCTGTGTGCGTATAATCACCACCAGTTCGCAATCGTTTACTCTGATCATATGCATTTGAGTCGGCAACTATCCCTGCAGAACAAACAGAAAATACATATCCAAATGGCGAGAAAATTTGCACTTTCAGAACCGTAATACTGATGTCTGAAGTTAGATGGAAAATACTCACCCCTCTTTACAAAAAGATTCTTCTTGGCCATCTCAGTGTGCAATATCGAATTTGATTCGGCATCAAAAACCAAATCCTGTAGCCCATATACATCATTTgcccaagaaaacaaaaaggagaacagttttaaaaaaaaaaaaaagaagaaaaagaaaaagaaggatcAACTAGTAGAATAGGGATAACAGAAGAAATTGGAGGTGCAATTACCCGAAGGGCATCCTTGGCAGCAATAGCTTGCTGAGGAGTGGCAAAGAGGGCAAATCCCATGGGATGTTCGCCTTTGAAGTTGACCTGAGACGCCTCGTATCCCGGCAACCATCTCAGTAGGTTCTGCAGCTCTCTCTCCTTGACGTCCTCAGGCAGCCCAGATATGAAAATTGTCCGAACCTTAGGGGAGAAGCAAAAAGTTTCAAGTTTCACCCCCTTTTTTTAAATCACTTTCACCGCTACTGTAATAATTCGTCGATGGAAATCTTACCTCATCGATGGGAAGGCGGTTATGATTATCCATGGGGATAGGAGCAGGGTGAGGATGCGGTGggggtggaggaggaggagcagcGACTGGAGGCGGAGGAGGAGCTGCGGCCGGAGGCCATTGCTGGTGGTAGGGGTGAATTCCGGCACCAGCCATAAGAAATTGAGAAGCAATTGTGATTCTCCGCTATTAGGTCGATCGGAAATAAACCCTAGCGGTCCCAGGCAAAGGTAAGACAACGACAACGACGGCTAGTGCTGGACCACCACCAAAACCACCAACGCAACGCAACTCTCCGATGGATTTGAATTTTGTACTGCTACTTGCTCGAGatttcttcctctcttcttcttttttcctttctcggTTTGCtaattttccctttccccaACACCCCAACCAAACTACTTTTTGGTTGAATTACTGTGGAGAGCCGGAGACCCGGTTCCTTTTTGAAGTTTCGACTAGACCCCTCACAATTTGTCTGTTTTAACTTCTGCGCCTATACTAAGTTCCTTTTGGAATTTTCTCCCTACTTTAAATGATTTTTTCGATGAGTTTACTGTTTAAGGGTCAAACTTAGCTCTTATTGTATTTAAATTTTATCAGAACATATCTACTCTCTCTACTCGACTCTGAGATGtttgtaaataaaattttactatCAACATTGTTTgatgaaaatataaaatcattGTAAATCATGATTAGGAATTCTGTAATTGCCAGCGACAGTTGTGGACTTAAATTTATGTAACAAATATATGCACGAGCATATTAAATTTATGTGGCTCCAAATTATTTACCTGCATtacaaatataattttcaacgcacttttttatctcacatatatcacatcacaaaaaagtgttacaataatcattccaaataatatcgtatccaaacacactcaaaaATCGGAGAACCGATCTAGAAAATACAATTCAATGTGCATGCACCACAATTAATTAAGTGAGGCCAAATACACCAAACAGATGGTAATAGGCTATCATTTTATTTTGGCGGGGGAATTAGAATTATTTAGATAACAGATTTGATGAAAATCGTAGGGGGCCTATGTATGATCAAGCAAGTGTGGTGGCGTTGGCAGAAGTGTCGTCCAAGGAAACAACAACGGCTTACAGAAAACCTTTGAAAAAGGCCCAGGAGCCCAATAGAGTAAGTGTACAAAACACAGCCCAAACCTGAGTCTATTGATCGGCATCTTTAGTTTAGGAAGTGAAGAAAGCGGGGGAGCCGTCTGTAGTTAGGGTTTTCGGGGCGCAGAGAGCAAAAGCTGGTTGGTTGAAAGGCGACTGAGCGggaagcagcagcagcagcagccatGGCTAGCACCAAAGTTCAGAGGATTATGACCCAACCTATCGTACGTCGTCCCTGACTCCAAACTCACTTtcgtttcttctttctttccttttttttgttttggcctgaacagttgatttttttttggggtctaATTGGGTGCGGATGCAGAACCTGATATTCAGGTTTCTTCAAAGCGTAAGttatcttcttcctttttcttctttctgttTGTAATTAAACGCATATTTTGTTGGTCAATTGTTCATATTCAGCCTGCAAAAAACAAGTTCATGTTGGGGATTACTTGTTAGTAGTGTAACGTCCATTCTGTCGACTTTGGCAGAAAGCTCGAATTCAGATTTGGCTCTTTGAGCAGAAGGATTTGAGGATTGAAGGCCGCATCATTGTAagccttctttttccttttttttttaattaaaattatttACTAATCTTGCTTCAggttatttatccaatttcacCTTCGTTTGGGGTTTTGTTGCGGCATTATCTTATCTCTACTCCTTTGTTCCACAAGATATTACAGTCGAAGGGAATGCTGATTTAGTGTCTTACAGCTCTTGTTCTTTATTTTGACAGGGTTTTGATGAGTACATGAATTTGGTCCTGGAAGATGCTGAGGAAGTCAACATAAAGAAGAAGACCACGAAGCAATTGGGTCAGTAACTGAAATGTGCATTTTTTTCCATCCTTTACCTGATTTTTCATGCTtctttctttgaatcacttctCTGGTGTTTATATTGCCTTTGTTTAGGGAGGATACTTCTGAAGGGGGACAATATCACATTGATGATGAACACGTATGGctaagctctctctctctctctctcgtgaAGCCCATGTATAGAATAAGCTATCCTGAAACACATAAGAccattgcattttcttgaattttgctGATTTCATATTGCATTTCGTTTTTTGCAGGGGTAAATGATGTTCCTGGCTTTGATGCCTAGATGTTCGTGAATGTTTCAGTTACTACCAGCGCACTTGGATGGTTTATTTTCAGTGATGATGTATTCTAGATACTCAATAGCTTTTCTCTTATTCATAGCTCTATGTCTCAGCTATTAACTTTTAGTATGAGCTGGTAAGCCAAATTGTATCTTCCAGAATTGTTGTATGAATTGGGCAATGGCTTCAAATTCAATTGCCTATTATGTTTTCTCCTTCGTCATTAGCCAATTAGGGATAATCTTTAGGCTCATTATTATTTTCGTTTAAGTGTTGTATTTCCTCTTTTGGGATGCTGGGACTACTTGCtcttataaaaaattttaacatgTTTGTGTTTTGAGTAGTAGTTCTCTAATGATGACAATGGATTTGGAGTTTAAGAAGAGATGGTAGTGCCTTTTCACTTGATCATCCGATTGTGTCTTTTAGGATGTTTTAAGTTTTCTTGACGTTCATTTCATCCGCAGCAACTTGGTAAATGCCAGTCCTTTTTGTAAGCGCAGTCTGGACAAGAAACGACATTTGGAGTTTTGAACAAAGAGCTTACGAAACGTTTTAGAAAGTGGTGTTAGAACTTGGAAGGAAGCAAagggtccttttttttttggctcttcTTGTCCTtttgcagagagagagagagaggaggggtGTGATGGTGACGGTAAcggaggtggaggtggaggcGGAGGCCAAGGGGGGGC encodes:
- the LOC113740559 gene encoding uncharacterized protein, translated to MAIFAVIRLLRFLCLSASVYAVSALNSDGTALLSLLRHWTLTPPSIKSTWNASHSTPCSSWVGVQCHPSHQFFVVSLNLSGYGISGQLGPEISRLYHLTVLDLSFNAFSGSIPSQLGNSTRLQHLDLSSNNFTGRLPLALGNLYRLSYLSLYDNSLTGTLPRSLFSIPALHTVYLSTNRLTGTIPSNVGNASELVSLWLYGNHLSGTIPPSIANCTSLQELYLGDNQLVGSLPDALDSLEHLVYFDVSSNMLEGNVPFVSGNCKEMDTFVFSFNNFTGSIPPALGNCSSLTQFAAVSCALTGPIPPSFAQLGNLMNLYLSDNRLSGEIPPELGRCASLVDLRIEENQLVGQIPVELEKLSQLQSLFLFTNHLTGEIPLGIWKIQSLQNLLVYQNNLSGEIPIEITELKQLRNLSLFENQFTGVVPQGLGINSTLVQIDLTSNRFTGPIPPDLCFGNQLRKLNLGQNDFRGSIPPGVGSCSNLTRLILKQNHLTGIIPDFVENPNLVYINLSSNNLSGEIPISLANLTKVTSIDLSMNKLSGPIHPELGRLVELQAIDLSHNSLEGELPFQLSTCEKLSELEVSNNLLNGSIPASFRSLTELSTLGLSENRFAGDIPVFLFEFERLSTLHLGGNSFGGSIPASVGSPQAGENMRSLNLSSNRLMGQVPPELGRLDMLEDLDISSNNLSGSLGVLDNMHSLVFINVSHNHFAGPVPATLLKLLNSSPSSFEGNLGLCVNCLSGGSSSCTEKSFSRPCTIQSENKRGRSKVGTVMIALGSSLLCISLLGGLAYMFLRRKGPKLQNAIAAEGGASSLLNEIMEATENLSGKYVIGRGAHGTVYKASLSSGRVYAVKKVSSAGSRGGSKSMIREIQTIGAVRHRNLVKLEEFWFRKDYGLILYNYMKNGSLHDVLHERNPPLQLEWSIRYKIALGTAQGLSYLHFDCDPAIVHRDIKPMNILLDSEWEPHISDFGLAKLLDEQQAASMSCSAVIGTVGYIAPENAFTTTKSKESDVYSYGVVLLELVTRKKPLLDPSCSFNDGEGEEDLVSWVRSVWNEAEEIKDAVDPGLLDEFIDSSVMEQATNVLLVALRCTEKEPSKRPSMRDVVKQLTDAYPASASASTCRSKSNPLVCSYRN
- the LOC113741890 gene encoding uncharacterized protein; amino-acid sequence: MAGAGIHPYHQQWPPAAAPPPPPVAAPPPPPPPHPHPAPIPMDNHNRLPIDEVRTIFISGLPEDVKERELQNLLRWLPGYEASQVNFKGEHPMGFALFATPQQAIAAKDALRDLVFDAESNSILHTEMAKKNLFVKRGIVADSNAYDQSKRLRTGGDYTHTGYSSPSLFHPPPAPVWGPHGYMAPAPPPYDPYAGYPVAPVPMPAPAPVSAPSSYVPVQNTKDNPPCNTLFIGNLGENINEEELRSLFSAQPGFKQMKVLRQERHTVCFIEFEDVNSATNVHHNLQGAVIPSSGSVGMRIQYSKNPFGRRKDSNHPAVAPGANGAVPTMTYQ
- the LOC113741607 gene encoding uncharacterized protein isoform X1, whose translation is MASTKVQRIMTQPINLIFRFLQSKARIQIWLFEQKDLRIEGRIIGFDEYMNLVLEDAEEVNIKKKTTKQLGRILLKGDNITLMMNTGK
- the LOC113741607 gene encoding uncharacterized protein isoform X2, whose protein sequence is MASTKVQRIMTQPIKARIQIWLFEQKDLRIEGRIIGFDEYMNLVLEDAEEVNIKKKTTKQLGRILLKGDNITLMMNTGK